The nucleotide window TTGCTGCCAGGTTTCATCAAAAACAGTCATAGATTCTAAATAGGCACCATTTAGCTCCAAATAGGAACTTAGTTCATGGTAATCTTCTGCCGTTTTTGGAAAAGCATGATCCAAATAAGCATCGTTAGCAAACCTACTAATCGCATCCTTTGGCGCCGGATGTCTAAATTTCAATAAAAAATGATAAAATGATTTTCTCATCTATAAATGACCTTCTTTACAGGAATCAGTTTTTATAAGAAATACTATAACGGATTCAGACGCCATCGTCTATGTGCAATACTGGATAAAGTGAAACTTCAATCATTGGGGGTTCTTTCCAACCACCAATGATTGTTAGTTGAACCAATCGGGCTTTTACGGGCAGTTGATCCCCCACATATCCTTTTTTATAACTCAAAGTCTTGAATTGGGGGTCTTACTGCCCGTTAATGCGGAAAAAGCAGCCCAAATTTCGGGGCTGCTAACATTAGTTCGAAAAATCAAAATAATTCTTTTTCAATAATCTTCGGATTTTCATTAATTCCTCAAAGGTAATCACTTTTCCAATTTGCTTACAATCAATTAAATACAAATGGTTCTCAATCTCTTTGACAATGACTTCGCTCTGATAAATCATATCGCAGTCAGAACAGTGATATGTGGGGGTTTCGGCAATTTCTATCGCTCTCGATCCGTCCGGTAATTCCCAGAAAACAGAGTTCGTGGTTTGCTCTACACCAGTGCTGTTGCACCATTCACATTCAATTTTCATCCTTCCTAACCCCCTATTCCGATACCGGCCCGGCAGTATTCATTTCTTGCACACCCTTATCCTTCTCAGTCAAGGCTTTAAATTTCTTTTCCTTTAATTCATCCCGCTTACTTCGTTTATCCTTTAACGAGGTGTGCAAAGGATCTTGATTGTAATTCTGACGGCGATTCAATCTTGTCAGGCCTTCCGGAACGAGATTAAAATGTTGATCGTTCATAATTCCGGCAATACCGGTCAGCGACCGTTTCTCTTCCATTTCCGGATATATCTCCTGAAAATACCCTTCTGCTCTGCCTGCCACATAGTTTTCAGGTTCCGGATAAGAAGTGATAACTCCTTCAAAATTACGGAGAACGACTTTTTCCGGACTTTGGGAAATTAAATAATTGGGTTGCAGAGCAATTTTCCCGCCGCCTCCAGGGGCATCAACCACAAAGGTCGGAACAGCATATCCGCTTGTATGTCCACGGAGTCCCTCAATAATTTCCAGTCCTTTCGATACAGGTGCCCGGAAATGACCAATTCCTTCTGACAGGTCACATTGATAAATGTAGTAGGGGCGGACACGAATTTTGACAAGATCATGCATCAGCCTTTTCATAATCGGGACGCTGTCATTAATCCCTGCCAGGATAACCGATTGGTTCCCGACCGGAACGCCTGCGTTTGCAAGCATCTCACATGCCCTTTTTGAATCCTCGGTAATTTCGATAGAGGTATTAAAATGAGTATTTAACCATATAGGATGGTATTTTTTTAAAATATTACAGAGGTTTTCGGTAATTCTCTGTGGAAAGACAACTGGTGCCCTCGTTCCTATCCGAATAATTTCCACATGATCAATTTCACGTAAATTCTTCAGTATATATTCTAAAATATTATCATTGATTAATAGCCCATCACCGCCAGAAATTAGCACATCGCGAACTTGTGGTGTCTGCCTAATATAGGAAATGGCAGCATCCAGCTGTTTCTTCGGCACCCCCATCCCAATCTGCCCGGAAAAGCGTCTTCGTGTGCAATAGCGGCAATACATGGAACACTGATTAGTTACAAGAAAGAGGACACGGTCAGGATAGCGGTGCGTCAGCCCTGGAACTGGAGAATCCTCATCCTCATACAAGGGATCTTCCAGGTCATATTTCGTTTTATAAATTTCCTTTGAAATCGGAACAGATTGCATCCTGATTGGACACCTTGAATCGTCAGGATTCATCAAGGAAGCATAATAGGGAGTAATATTTAAGGGAATGGTTTTCGTTGAAATCCTTACCCCCTCTTCTTCATCAGGAGTTAAGTTAATTACCTTTTTCAGATCATCTAATGTGCGGATCGTATTGGTTAATTGCCAGAGCCAATCATTCCACTGTTCTTCGCTCACATCTTTCCAAAGCTCTATATCCTGCCAATGTCTTTTCGGTTTATATAAAAAATGTTTCATGATCTATTCCCCCTAATCTCGCTTTATATAGCTATCATGCAAGATTCATGCCAATTACTCGAGAGGGCTTTAGAATGGGAATTAGCAAAAAAATCAAATTATTATTAAAGAGTCCCATAAAAAAAGCGCCGAAAACTCGGCGGCTCATTCCTTCATTTTTTTTATTTTATATTGTAATGTCTGCCTTGGAATTTCTAAAAGCTTTGCTGCTTGGTTTATATTCCCATCGCTTTGTTCCAGCGCATCAGTAATCAACATCTTCTCTACTGCTTCAAGATTTTTTCTTAATGATAAGCCTTCTGGTTGTGTTGGATTCTTTCCTTTAGATTGGACCAGTTGCTGCCGTAACATGATCGGCAAATCCTCAAATCTTAGTTTTCGGACCTCACAAACATTCATCATATATTCCACTGTATGTTTAAGTTCCCTGACATTTCCCGGCCATTGATAGCTAACGAAGAAATGTTCAAGCTTCTTTTCCAACCCTTGAATATCTTTTTTTAGTTTTATATTAAGCTCGTGAATAAACTTATTCGTTAAATACAATATATCTTCTTGCCGTTCCCTTAATGGGAGGAGGGCGAAAGTAAATACATTTAAGCGATAATAAAGGTCGGATCGCAGTTTCTGTTCCTTAAGTGCCATGCTTGGGTGTACATTCATGGCCGCGATCACACGGACATCAACGGAAATATTTTGCGAGCTGCCGACCCTTCGCACCATTCCATCCTCCAATACCCGTAATAGCTTTGCCTGCAGTTCGATTGGCATAGTATGTAATTCATCAAGAAACAGGGTACCACCATCGGCAAGTTCAAATAGCCCTTTGCGCTCAATTGCCCCTGTATAGCTCCCTTTAGCGGTTCCAAAAAGGATACTTTCCAGTAAGGTTTCCGGGATGGCGGCACAGTTTTGAGCAATAAAGGCACCACTCGAACGGAGTGATTCATGATGAATTCCTTGGACAAATAATTCCTTCCCCGTTCCAGATTCGCCATAAACCAGAATTGGTGAATCCGATTTTGCCAGCTTCCTAGCTTCGTTTATCAAGCTGCTAAATTCAGGAGTTACCGTCATTAAATCGTTTAATGTATAGTTTACTTGCTTTGATGTCTTTTTCTTTCTGCTCTTATTGACGCCTTTTTGTAAATCCAATAACCTTTCTGCCAACAGCTTCATCCGCGAATAGTCTTTCGCAATTTCAACCGCTCC belongs to Neobacillus sp. OS1-2 and includes:
- a CDS encoding YokU family protein, giving the protein MKIECEWCNSTGVEQTTNSVFWELPDGSRAIEIAETPTYHCSDCDMIYQSEVIVKEIENHLYLIDCKQIGKVITFEELMKIRRLLKKNYFDFSN
- a CDS encoding YozE family protein, translated to MRKSFYHFLLKFRHPAPKDAISRFANDAYLDHAFPKTAEDYHELSSYLELNGAYLESMTVFDETWQQYIASES
- the ablA gene encoding lysine 2,3-aminomutase, which produces MKHFLYKPKRHWQDIELWKDVSEEQWNDWLWQLTNTIRTLDDLKKVINLTPDEEEGVRISTKTIPLNITPYYASLMNPDDSRCPIRMQSVPISKEIYKTKYDLEDPLYEDEDSPVPGLTHRYPDRVLFLVTNQCSMYCRYCTRRRFSGQIGMGVPKKQLDAAISYIRQTPQVRDVLISGGDGLLINDNILEYILKNLREIDHVEIIRIGTRAPVVFPQRITENLCNILKKYHPIWLNTHFNTSIEITEDSKRACEMLANAGVPVGNQSVILAGINDSVPIMKRLMHDLVKIRVRPYYIYQCDLSEGIGHFRAPVSKGLEIIEGLRGHTSGYAVPTFVVDAPGGGGKIALQPNYLISQSPEKVVLRNFEGVITSYPEPENYVAGRAEGYFQEIYPEMEEKRSLTGIAGIMNDQHFNLVPEGLTRLNRRQNYNQDPLHTSLKDKRSKRDELKEKKFKALTEKDKGVQEMNTAGPVSE
- a CDS encoding sigma 54-interacting transcriptional regulator, producing the protein MVQLMALTQEVLTAILKSIDEGIHVVNIEGKTIFYNEVAAKHDGMDVKEVQGKHLIDAFPSLTEESSTLLKVIKTGKPIYNQTQVYLNLHGTRIDTINTTLPIFLGEDIIGAVEIAKDYSRMKLLAERLLDLQKGVNKSRKKKTSKQVNYTLNDLMTVTPEFSSLINEARKLAKSDSPILVYGESGTGKELFVQGIHHESLRSSGAFIAQNCAAIPETLLESILFGTAKGSYTGAIERKGLFELADGGTLFLDELHTMPIELQAKLLRVLEDGMVRRVGSSQNISVDVRVIAAMNVHPSMALKEQKLRSDLYYRLNVFTFALLPLRERQEDILYLTNKFIHELNIKLKKDIQGLEKKLEHFFVSYQWPGNVRELKHTVEYMMNVCEVRKLRFEDLPIMLRQQLVQSKGKNPTQPEGLSLRKNLEAVEKMLITDALEQSDGNINQAAKLLEIPRQTLQYKIKKMKE